In Deltaproteobacteria bacterium, the DNA window TGTGTCCGGTGTAGGGCTGCCTTTTGAAATGGCCAACGTTCGCTATCTCGGAAACGTACCGTGACAGTTCCGTGAGCCTTGTGAGATTTTCTTGGGGAATCGATGGGAGGCCCATCTTCAGCATGACACCGGGAATCACGGAGATGAGATTTGCGTTCCCGCAGCGCTCACCGTAGCCGTTCACCGTTCCCTGTACCTGGACCACCCCCGCCTCGACGGCGGCAAGAGAGTTGGCAACGGCCAGCTCTGAGTCGTTGTGGCAGTGAATGCCGAGGGGGACCTTCACCCTTTTCTTTACCGCCCTGACTGTGCGGAGGATTTCGGAGGGAAGGGAGCCGCCGTTCGTATCACAGAGAATGATGCAGTCAGATCCCGCTTCTGCCGCCGCATGCAGCGCCTCGATGGAGTACTCGGGGTTCCGCTTGTAGCCGTCGAAGAAGTGTTCGGCATCGAAAAATATCTCTTCGCAGAACTTTTTCAGGTACCCGATCGTGTCGGATATTGCATTGAGGTTTTCTTCAAGCGTCGTCCTCAGTGCGGTTGTAACGTGAAAATCCCAGGCCTTGCCCACAATGGTTATCACGGGAGCCCGTGAATTTTTCATCAGCCGCACGTTCCCGTCGTCTTCGACATTGCGCCCGACTCTCCTGGTCATCCCGAAGGCGCATATCTTTGCGCTCTTCCACTCCATATCGGCCGCCTTTTTGAAGAAATCCCGGTCCTTGGGGTTCGACCCGGGATAGCCCCCCTCGATGTAGTGTATCCCGAACTCGTCGAGCTTGCGGGCTATGGAGATCTTGTCTTCAACAGAGAGGGAAATATCCTCTGCCTGTGTCCCGTCTCTCAGCGTCGTATCGTAGAGATAAATCTTTTTTCTGGCCATAACCACCTCTGGGAAAATTGTTTGCGTGTTTAAATCTTTTCCTCCCTGGGCTGCTCGCCCAGCTCAAAAGAATCGTGGAGAACCCTCACCGCCAGCTCGGTGTACTTTTCCTCTATGACACAGGAGACCTTGATCTCGGAGGTGCTGATCATGAGGATGTTTATGTTTTCCTGGGCCAGGGTTTTGAACATCTGCGCAGCAACACCGGGATGTGACCGCATTCCCACGCCGACGATGGAAACCTTGGCGATCCTCTCGTTTCCTTCGACCTTATCCGCTCCGATATCATCGGCCACATCATCGATCATCGCCATGGTTTTTTTGTAATCCGTCTTCGGAACGGTGAAGGTAAGGTCCGTAAACCCCTCGAGGGAGACGTTCTGAACGATCATGTCCACGTTAACCCCTGCGTCTGATATGGGCTTGAAAATCTTGGCGGCGATACCCGGGCGGTCCGGAACTTTCACGATCGTTATCTTTGCCTCGTTCTTGTTATACGTCACACCTGACACGACTGCAGTTTCCATGATCTCATCCTCCTTTGTCACAAACGTGCCCGGTTTTTCTGTGTAAGATGACCGGACGTGAATCCTCACGCCAAATTTCTTCGCAAATTCAACGGATCTTATCTGCAGAACCTTTGCTCCCAGGCTCGCCATCTCGAGCATCTCATCGTAGGATATTTTCTCCAGCTTCTTCGCGTTCCGGCTTATGCTCGGATCGGTGGTAAACACCCCTTCCACATCCGTGTAAATTTCACAGACATCGGCCTCGACCGCCGCTGCAATGGCGACTGCGCTGGTATCGGANNNNNNNNNNNNNNNNNNNNNNNNNNNNNNNNNNNNNNNNNNNNNNNNNNNNNNNNNNNNNNNNNNNNNNNNNNNNNNNNNNNNNNNNNNNNNNNNNNNNNNNNNNNNNNNNNNNNNNNNNNNNNNNNNNNNNNNNNNTCAAGAGCAATCGAGATCAGTCCGATGCTGACCTGCTCTCCCGAAGAGACGACCTGGTCATACTCCCTCTCATTGGGAAAGTCGGTGACCTCAGACACGAGTTTGACGAGCCTGTCCGTTTCGCCCGCCATTGCGGAAACGACAACGATGACGTCGTTTCCCGCATCTTTCGTCCTTGCCACGATGCCGGCGACGTTGCGGATCTTCTCTATCGAACCGACGGAAGTTCCCCCGAACTTCTGAACCACGAGCGCCATCTACCGTTCCTCCTTGGATGCGGATCCTGCTTCGATAAAACCGACTCCATCACACACTGTAAAGCGCGCTTTCCTGTCCGGCTGCAGAAAGGGGGATATTGTCTGTCAGGGTGCATCCACGAACAAGCCCCTAATTGCTCCAGCCCCGCAGCATTTTTATTTCCCTGTCGTTATCGTTTAAAATTTTTAGGATAATCCTAATGGTGTTTTTTGGCAAATAATTTTTTGCCCTGTCTCCCCATTCGATCAGCGCGACCCCCTCACCCCCAATCACATCGAAAATACCCGTCCGGGAGAGTTCGTCCCAATCTTCGCCCAGCCGGTACAGGTCAATGTGGTAGAGCACCTGTTTTCCTTCGTACACGTTGATTATCGAAAAGGTGGGGCTGAAAACCTGACTTTCCGGGTCGATGCCCATACCCTCTGCGACTCCTTTGACCAGCTGCGTCTTTCCGGCGCCGAGCTCTCCTTCCAGCGAGACCACGTCCCCCGGACAGAGTATTCGAACGAGTTCACGACCGACAGACCGCGTCTCCTGATCGTTTCCGGAAAAAATGGTGTCGGGGATCTTCAGTGGTCCCATGTAAGGAAACTATTCGCCCCCTGTCTCGGAAAAATCGGCTGTTTCCCCATGATCGAATATTTTTGCCAGCGCGTTGGGGTAATAGGAAACAACATGTCTCGGCAATACCGGTGCTCTCGGATGCGCCTCGAGGGCGATATCTGCGGAAAGGCCGTGGAGGTGTACCGCGCAGATTGCCGCCTCGATCGGCACCATACCCTGTCCGAGAAAGGACAGAATCAGCCCCGTAAGGACGTCCCCCATGCCGCCCGTGGCCATGTAGGGGTTCCCCGTGTCGTTTACATAAATCGTTCCTTCCGGGTCGGCGATGACCGTTCTGTATCCCTTTAGGACGGTTATCACTCCGTTGTCCTTTGAAAAATTCCGCGCGAAACCAAGGCGGTCTTCCCTGACTTCCTTTACGGAGAAACCCGACAGCCTGCTCATTTCTCCCTCGTGGGGGGTCACGATCACCGGGGCGCTTACATGGGTGAGCATCCCCATATTGTTGCTGAGGCAGTTGAGCCCATCTGCGTCGATCACGAGAGGCTTTCCGACTTTTGGAAGGAGGGAAGAAATAAATTCCTCCGTCTCTTTCCGAAATGACAACCCCGGGCCGATGGCGACAGCATCGGCATTGTGAATCCTCTCTAAAACAGTGCCTGCCATGGTTTTGGAAAAACAGCCGGCAACCGGATCGGACACGGGAAGCGTCATCGGCTCCGTCAACTTCTGTTCGAAAATTACATTCAAGCTCTCGGGGATAACCGCGTATATGAGGCCGGAGCCGGCAACCAGGGCCCCCTCGCAGGCCATGACGACAGCCCCGGTAAGCCCCGTCGAGCCTCCG includes these proteins:
- a CDS encoding citramalate synthase yields the protein MARKKIYLYDTTLRDGTQAEDISLSVEDKISIARKLDEFGIHYIEGGYPGSNPKDRDFFKKAADMEWKSAKICAFGMTRRVGRNVEDDGNVRLMKNSRAPVITIVGKAWDFHVTTALRTTLEENLNAISDTIGYLKKFCEEIFFDAEHFFDGYKRNPEYSIEALHAAAEAGSDCIILCDTNGGSLPSEILRTVRAVKKRVKVPLGIHCHNDSELAVANSLAAVEAGVVQVQGTVNGYGERCGNANLISVIPGVMLKMGLPSIPQENLTRLTELSRYVSEIANVGHFKRQPYTGHSAFAHKGGMHVSAIRRHPGTYEHLEPDVVGNRRRVLISDLSGRSNILEKAGQFGIDLKGSDPIAEDVLNRIKELEHQGYQFEGAEASFELLLKKALKTHKPFFVLKGFRVIDEKRFEDEPPVAEATIMIEVDGNPEHTAALGNGPVNALDKAIRKALTKFFPEISDMELYDYKVRVLTAGEGTGATVRVLIESGDRDEKWGTVGVSHNIIEASWQALTDSIRYKLHKERLKKDKKESQERTG
- a CDS encoding aspartate kinase; protein product: SDTSAVAIAAAVEADVCEIYTDVEGVFTTDPSISRNAKKLEKISYDEMLEMASLGAKVLQIRSVEFAKKFGVRIHVRSSYTEKPGTFVTKEDEIMETAVVSGVTYNKNEAKITIVKVPDRPGIAAKIFKPISDAGVNVDMIVQNVSLEGFTDLTFTVPKTDYKKTMAMIDDVADDIGADKVEGNERIAKVSIVGVGMRSHPGVAAQMFKTLAQENINILMISTSEIKVSCVIEEKYTELAVRVLHDSFELGEQPREEKI
- a CDS encoding aspartate kinase (catalyzes the formation of 4-phospho-L-aspartate from L-aspartate and ATP, in Bacillus, lysine sensitive; regulated by response to starvation.), with product MALVVQKFGGTSVGSIEKIRNVAGIVARTKDAGNDVIVVVSAMAGETDRLVKLVSEVTDFPNEREYDQVVSSGEQVSIGLISIAL
- the tsaE gene encoding tRNA (adenosine(37)-N6)-threonylcarbamoyltransferase complex ATPase subunit type 1 TsaE, whose amino-acid sequence is MGPLKIPDTIFSGNDQETRSVGRELVRILCPGDVVSLEGELGAGKTQLVKGVAEGMGIDPESQVFSPTFSIINVYEGKQVLYHIDLYRLGEDWDELSRTGIFDVIGGEGVALIEWGDRAKNYLPKNTIRIILKILNDNDREIKMLRGWSN
- a CDS encoding NAD(P)H-hydrate dehydratase is translated as MNPLVTAEVMAEIDRRSIEEIGIPGPVLMENAGRGTAAVIIETLEKQGLWIPGVQVTVVSGMGNNGGDGFVVARYLEEQDCQVDSYLVGRINDTTGDLRLNIDIFLKGGGQVKEISDDDDIKDLARSAQNAHIVVDALFGTGLSKDIEGIHRSVIDTINTYAKTVCSIDIPSGVDASTGRVLGEAVVSDVTCTFGLMKVGQAVPPGCSYCGDLHILDIGFPEIAFDNLEVKNFLVTSRGVRDLIPERPLDFHKGNAGKVHVIGGSTGLTGAVVMACEGALVAGSGLIYAVIPESLNVIFEQKLTEPMTLPVSDPVAGCFSKTMAGTVLERIHNADAVAIGPGLSFRKETEEFISSLLPKVGKPLVIDADGLNCLSNNMGMLTHVSAPVIVTPHEGEMSRLSGFSVKEVREDRLGFARNFSKDNGVITVLKGYRTVIADPEGTIYVNDTGNPYMATGGMGDVLTGLILSFLGQGMVPIEAAICAVHLHGLSADIALEAHPRAPVLPRHVVSYYPNALAKIFDHGETADFSETGGE